The sequence below is a genomic window from Hemitrygon akajei chromosome 2, sHemAka1.3, whole genome shotgun sequence.
gatgtggaaacattggaaagggtacagaggagatttaccaggatgctgcctggtttagagagtatggattatgatcagagattaagggagctagggctttactctttggaaagaaggaggatgagaggagacatgatagaggtatacaagatattaagaggaatagatggaGTTGACAGCCAtcgccttttccccagggtaccactgctcaatacaagaggacatggctttaaggtaagaggtggaaagttcaagggggatattagaggaaggttttttactcagagagtggttggtgcgtggaatgcactgcctgagtcagtggtggaggcagacacactagtgaaatttaagagactactagacaggtatatggaggaatttaaggtgggggggatatatgggaggtagggtttaagggtaggcacaacattgtgggctgaagggcctgtactgtgctgtactgttctatgttctatgttgacaGTCCGTGTTACcatctgacagtggaggaggtccCTAGTTGAGGTCCCTTTATGCTGGATACCTCCCTTGTACATTGGGGACCTGGGGTGGAAGGTGTTGCATCGGGCAGTCCCATACAACAGATTCCTGAGTGtactggattgagtgttatgtaatgaaccagaggtgattaaggaacttaaggtaaaagaacccttagatatcagtgatcacaatatgattgtgttcaacttgaaatttgatagggagaaagtaaagactgatgtagcagtatttcagtggagcaagggaaattacaatggtatgagagaggagttggccaaagtaaattggaaggagctgctggcagggatgtcagcagagcagcaatggtgagtgtttctgggaaaaatgaaggACACGTGCAGGAcacgtgtattccaaaaatgaagaaatactcaaatggcaaaatagtacaacaatggctgacaagagaagtcaaagctaatgtaaaatcaaaagagagggcatacaacaatgcaaaaatcagtgggaatttagaagattgggaagttgtaaaaacctgcagagagcaactaaaagaatcattagaagggaaaagatgaaatatgaaagcaactagcaaataatatcaaagtagatagtaaaagctttttcagtatgataaaaataaaagagatatGGGAATAGATATaggaccattagaaaatgaggcaggagaaataataacgggggacaaggagatggctgatgaactaaatgagtattttgcgtcagtcttcactgtggaagacactagcagtgtgcctgatgttgtagtgtgtgagggaagagaagtgggtgcagttactattacaagagagaaggtgctcaaaaagctgaaagacctaaaagtatttaagtcaccaggaccaaagGAACTGCATGCTAGGGTTCTGGAAGAGGTAGTGTCAGAGACTgcagtggcattagaaatgatctgtcaaattagactctggcatggcgccagaggactggaattgcaaatgtcactccactctttcaagaAAAGTGGAAGgcatcagaaaggaaattatagaccagttagcttgacctcagtggttgagacgTTGTTAGGAAAATTGttaggatgaggtgatggagtacttggtaacacaggacaagatacgacaaagtcagtatggtttccttaaggaaaaatcctgcctgaagaatctgttggaattctttgaggagattacaagtaggatagataaaggggatgcagtggatgttgtatatttggaactTCAGAAGGGCCTTTGACAAAGTATCACACATAAGGTGCTAACCTAGTTAagaccccatggtattacaagaaagttacaaACACGGTTAGAGCATTGGatgattgataggaggcagcgagtgggaataaaaggatccttgtctgattggccgccagtgactaatggtgttccacaggggtcggtgttgggacctcttctttttgtgctgtatatcaatgatttagatgatgaaatcaATGGATTTGTTGCCAAGTCTCCAGATGATgcgaagattgatggaggggcaggtagtgttgaggaaacaggtaagatgcaaaaggatttagacagattaggagaatgagcaagaaggtggcaaatgaaatacaatgttggaaaatgcatgatcatgcatatTGGTAaaggaaataaatgtgcaaactattttctaaatagggagaaaatccaaaaatctgagatacaaaggaacttgggagtccttgtgcagaacaccctagaggttggtgaagaaggcaaatacattcatatcaagaggtctagaattcaCAGGGACCTCACCTTGAGAACTGTGACtagttttgggctcttcatcttagaaaagatgtgctggcattggaaagtgtccagaggaggttcacaaggatgattccaggaatgaaagggttgtcatacgaggagcgtttgatggctctgggtctgtacacgctggaattcagaaggatgaggggggtgtCTCATTAAGACctttagaatattgaaaggcctagacagaatagatgtggacaGGATGCTTCCCATGATGGAAGGAGGGGAGtggtctagaacaagagggcacagcctcaggatagaggggcatccatttaaaacagagatgcagggaaatttcttcagccagagtgtgtgaatatgtggaatttgttgccacatgcatctgtggaggccaggtcattaggtcATTATTTAAAggagagcttgataggttcttgattggacgtggtaTCAAAAGTTATAAGGAGAAGgctggaaaatggggttgaggctgagaaaaaaaaggatgagccatgattgaatggtggagcagacttgatgggccaaatggccaaaatctgctcccatgtcttatggtcttatggtctgaataGACGGTAGTAAGCATATTTTAATCTGAGTATACATACTGTCTTGTAAATATTGAATGTCTGTACCTTGTGTATTttaagggaaattagggatagtatcaagtccaaagaagaaacatataaattagcaaaaaaaagcggcacacctgaggactgagagaaattcagagaccagcagaggaggacaaagggcttaactaggaaagggaaaaaagattatgagagaaagctggcagggaatataaaaactgactgtaaaagcttttatagatatgtgaaaagaaaaagattggtcaagacaaatgtaggtcccttacagtcagaaacaggtgaattgatcatggggaacaaggatatggcagaccaattgaataactactttggttctgtcctcactaaggaggacataaataatcttctggaaatagtacgggaccgagggtctagtgagatggaggaactgagggaaatacatgttagtagggaagtggtgttaggtaaattgaagggattaaaggcagataaatccccagggccaggtggtctgcatcccagagtgcttaaggaagtagcccaagaaatagtggatgcattagtgataatttttcaaaactccttagattctggattagttcctgaggattggaactaaggtgaaatcatcggacaattcagcatggatttgtgaaaggaaaatcatgtctgatgaatcttatagaaatttttgaagatgtaactagtagagtggataggggagagccagtggatgtggtatatttagattttcaaaaggcttttgacaaggtcccacacaggagattagtgtgcaaacttaaagcacacggtattgggggtatggtattgatgtggatagagaattggttggcagacaggaagcaaagagtgggagtaaacgggaccttttcagaatggcaggtagtgactagtggggtaccgcaaggctcagtgttgggaccccagttgtttacaatatatattaatgatttagacgagggaattaaatgcagcatctccaagtttgcggatgatacgaagctggttgacggtgttagctgtgaggaggatgctaagaggatgcagggtgacttggataggttaggtgagtaggcaaattcatggcagatgcaatttaatgtggataaatgtgaggttatccactttggttgcaagaacaggaaaacagattattatctgaatggtggccgattaggaaaaggggaggtgcatcgagacctgggtgtcattgtacaccagtcattgaaggtgggcatgcaggtacagcaggtggtgaaaaaggcaaatggtatgttggcattcatagcaaaaggatttgagtacatgagcagggaggttctactgcagttgtacaaggccttggtgagaccgcaccgagagtattgtgtgcagttttggttccctaatctgaggaaagacattcttgccatagagggagtacaaagaaggttcaccaaattgattcctgggatggcaggactttcatatgaagaaagactggatcgactaggtttatactcactagaatttagaagattgagggaggatcttatggaaacgtataaaattctaaagggattggacaggctagatgcaggaagattgttttccgatgttggggaagtccagaacgaggggtcacagtttaaggataaaggggaagccttttaggaccgagatgaggaaaaacttcttcacacagagagtggtgaatctgtggaattctctgccacaggaaacagttgaggccggttcattggctatatttaagagggagttagatatggcccttgtggagagaaagcaggtacagggttctgagttggatgatcagccatgatcatactgaatggtggtgcaggttcaaagggccgaatggcctactcctgcacctattttctatgtttctatgttgtgctggaaataaacttttatagttttGTAAAAACAAATACAGCGAACCGAAGTTCATCAAGGACTGCTTTATTGAAAAACTCTTAACCAGCTGTACTCTGAAGATGGAAGAGCGCTGCTGGGCATTGAGTCAAAAGGAAACTCCCTGCAGTCAGACCTGTAGAGCAGAAGGTGTATGAGATCACTCACATTGTTCACGCAGCCTCATAATACCTTTCTGGCAGACCCTTCACACCTGTCTGacatcctcctcacatctgtTGGGCAGCCCTCTAACAGCTCTCTGGCATCCACTATAACACCTGCCTAAACAGAGGCTCACACCGTGACACGTCTCAGTCACACCCTCCACAaaatgagaccctccctcagtgacacaCTCACAACAGTGAGACCCTCCTTCAGTAACACCCTCCCAACAATGATACATTCCCTCAGTAACATCCTTCCTAAAGTGatacactccctcagtaacaccctcCCAACAGTGAGACCCTCCTCAGTAACTCCCTCCCCAAAGTGAGACCCTCCTCAGTAACTCCCTCCCCaaagtgagaccctccctcagtaacaccctcCCAACAGTGAGACCCTCCTCAGTAACTCCCTCCCCaaagtgagaccctccctcagtaacaccctcCCAACAGTGAGACCCTCCTCAGTAACTCCCTCCCCaaagtgagaccctccctcagcaaCACCCTCCCAACAATGATACACTCCCTCAATAACACCCTCCCTaaagtgagacactccctcaataACTCCCTCCCCAAAGTAAGACCCTCCCTCAGTCACACCCTCCCCAAAGTAAGACCCTCCCTTAGTCACACCCTTCCCAGTGAGACCATCCCACAGTAACACCCTCCCAACAGTGATAcgctccctcagtaacaccctcCCTAAAGTGAGACCCTCCCCAAAGTGAGACCCTTCCTCTGTCACACCCTCCCTaaagtgagaccctccctcagtaacaccctcCCTAAAGTGAGACCCTCCCCAAAGTGAGACCCTTCCTCTGTCACACCCTCCCTAAAGTGAGACCCTCCCCCAGTAACACCCTTCCCAAATTGAGACTCTACCTCAGTAACACCCTCTGAACTGTGagcccctccctcagtaacactcTCCCCAAAatgagaccctctctcagtaaCTCCCTCCcaacagtgagaccctccctcagtcacACCCTCCctagtgagaccctccctcagtcacACCCTCCCCATAGTAAGACCCTCCCTCAGTCACAGCCTCCCcaaagtgtgaccctccctcagtcacacctccccaaagtgagacccttcctcagtcacACCCTCCCcaaagtgtgaccctccctcagtaacactctccccaaagtgagaccctccctcagtcacaccgtccccaaagtgagaccctccctcagtcacaccgtccccaaagtgagaccatcCCTCAGTCACACCCTCCCcaaagtgtgaccctccctcagtcacacctccccaaagtgagaccctccctcagttacACCTTCCCcaaagtgtgaccctccctcagttacaccttccccaaagtgagaccctccctcagtaacaccgtcccaaaagtgagaccctccctcagtaacaccctcCCTAacgtgagaccctccctcagtcacACCCTCCCCATAGTAAGACCCTCCCTCAGTCACACCCTCCCcaaagtgtgaccctccctcagtcacaccgtccccaaagtgagaccctccctcagtcacACCGTCCCCAAAGTGAGACCCTCCCTTAGTCACACCCTTCCCAGTGAGACCATCCCACAGTAACACCCTCCCAACAGTGATAcgctccctcagtaacaccctcCCTaaagtgagaccctccctcagtcacACTTTCCCCAAAGTGAGACCCTTCCTCTGTCACACCCTCCCTAAAGTGAGACCCTCCCCCAGTAACACCCTTCCCAAATTGAGACTCTACCTCAGTAACACCCTCTGAACTGTGagcccctccctcagtaacactcTCCCCAAAatgagaccctctctcagtaaCTCCCTCCcaacagtgagaccctccctcagtcacACCCTCCctagtgagaccctccctcagtcacACCCTCCCCATAGTAAGACCCTCCCTCAGTCACACCTTCCCCaaagtgagaccctccctcagtaacaccgtcccaaaagtgagaccctccctcagtcacacctccccaaagtgagacccttcctcagttaCACCTTCCCCaaagtgagaccctccctcagtaacaccgtcccaaaagtgagaccctccctcagtaacaccctcCCTAacgtgagaccctccctcagtcacACCCTCCCcaaagtgtgaccctccctcagtaacactctccccaaagtgagaccctccctcagtcacaccgtccccaaagtgagaccctccctcagtcacACCCTCCCCAAAGTGAGACCCTCCCTTAGTCACACCCTTCCCAGTGAGACCATCCCACAGTAACACCCTCCCAACAGTGATAcgctccctcagtaacaccctcCCTaaagtgagaccctccctcagtaacacttTCCCCAATGTGAGACCCTCCCCAAAGTGAGACCCTTCCTCTGTCACACCCTCCCTAAAGTGAGACCCTCCCCCAGTAACACCCTTCCCAAATTGAGACTCTACCTCAGTAACACCCTCTGAACTGTGagcccctccctcagtaacactcTCCCCAAAatgagaccctctctcagtaaCTCCCTCCcaacagtgagaccctccctcagtcacACCCTCCctagtgagaccctccctcagtcacACCCTCCCCATAGTAAGACCCTCCCTCAGTCACACCCTCCCcaaagtgtgaccctccctcagtcacacctccccaaagtgagacccttcctcagttaCACCTTCCCCaaagtgagaccctccctcagtaacaccgtcccaaaagtgagaccctccctcagtaacacccttCCCAAATTGAGACTCTACCTCAGTAACACCCTCTGAACTGTGAGCCCCTCCCTGTAACACACTCCCCAAAatgagaccctctctcagtaaCTCCCTCCcaacagtgagaccctccctcagtcacACCCTCCctagtgagaccctccctcagtcacACCCTCCCCATAGTAAGACCCTCCCTCAGTCACACCCTCCCcaaagtgtgaccctccctcagtaacactctccccaaagtgagaccctccctcagtaacactctccccaaagtgagaccctccctcagtcacacctccccaaagtgagaccctccctcagtaacaccgtcccaaaagtgagaccctccctcagtaacaccctcCCTAacgtgagaccctccctcagtcacaccgtccccaaagtgagaccctccctcagtcacaccgtccccaaagtgagaccctccctcagtcacacctccccaaagtgagacccttcctcagttaCACCTTCCCCaaagtgagaccctccctcagtaacaccgtccccaaagtgagaccctccctcagtaacactaTCTCCAACAGTGAGACCGTCCCTCAGTAACACCCTCCCCACGGTGAGATCTCATTCAGGAACACCCTTCGATACAGTGAGACacccctcagtaccactccccctcagtgtaacccccccccccatcagtacTACTCCACCACTCGGTAACACCCCTTCCCATGCTGAGGCCTCACTCAGGAacacccctccccacagtgtgtcCACCCCCCCTCAGCACCAGTTCTCCAGAGTGTGACACCCTTCAGTAACACCCCTCCCCACTGTGTGATCCCCCTCTGTACCACTCCCCTCAGTTGCAGTCCATCCCGCAGTGAGGCCCCCTCAGTACCACTCtttcccacagtgtaaccccctcccacagcatgaCCCACCTTCAGTACCACACCTCCCACTGTCATGCTGTCCAATCACCAAGAGCTCTAATCACCTTTTATGTGCAGTGAAGATCATAAACTCTCAAGCTGCTGATGTGGACATCGCCGTAGATGTTGACACCATCTATCCTCTCGGTGGTGTAATCGTAGGTGAGGATGTGCTTTCCGTTCACACAGGCCTAAGGGAGGCACAGATATTCACCGTCCCTGCAGAGACCAGCCTCCCAGATCAATGCTCACATCCCGTGACAGTAACCTCAACAtcagggggagagtgagaggcaGGGGGAGTGAGGGGGTAGAAGCAgaagattcaacagtggctggatggaagatgtcagagagtagtggtggataactgtttgtcaggttggaggccggtgactagtggtgtgcctcagggatctgtactgggtccaatgttgtttgtcatatacattaatgatctggatgatggggtggtaaattggattagtaagtatgcagatggtaggtggtgttgtggataacgaagtaggttttcaaagcttgcagagagatttaggccagttagaagagtgggctgaacgatggcagatggagtttaatcctgataagtgtgaggtgctacattttggtaggaataatcaaaataggacatacatggtaaatggtaggtcattgaagattgcagtagaacagagtgatctaggaataatggtgcatagttccctgaaggtggaatctcatgtggatagggtggtgaagaaatcttttggtatattggcctttataaatcagagcattgagtataggagttgggatgtaatgttaaaattgtacaagacattggtaaggccgaatttggagtattgtgtacagttctggtcaccaaattgtaggaaagttgtcaacaaaatagagagagtacagagaagatttactagaatgttacctgggtttcagcacctaagttacaaggaaaggttgaacaagttaggtctttattctttggagcgtagaaggttgaggagggtgttgatagaggtatttaaaataatgaaggggatagatcgagttgacgtggataggctctttccattgagagtaggggagattcaaacaagagaatatgagttgagagttaaggggcaaaagtttaagggtaacacgagggggaatttctttactcagagagtggtagctgtgtggaatgagcttccaatagaagtggtagaggcaggttcggtattgtcatttaaagtaaaattggataggtatatggacaggaaagaaatggagggttatgggctgagtgcgggccagtgggactaggtgagtgtaagtgttggcatggactagaagggccaagatggcctgtttctgtgctatatgtttctgttatatggttataagttggAGATGGAGGGATTACATGCTACCATGTTGGAAGATGTACTGCATGGGGACAGGGCGATGGAGAGAGAAACGAGTGTAGATGACAGAGTGAGGAttgcagagagagggagggcaGTGAGTGGAGATAGAGGggagtgtggagagagggaggggagtgggGGTAAGGGCggggagtggaggtgagggaggagaatggggctgatggAGGTGAGTGTGGAGAAAGGGAGAGGAGTGGGGGAGATGGTAGAGATTgggagaagagggaggggagttggggaagagagtggagagttgagggagagggagtggagtgcgAGAGGATGATTGGGGAGTGCGGCGAGatggaggggaatggggaaggtggaggaTAGTAGGTGGGATGGAGGtgagtggagggagatggagagcagtaggggaggtggaggtgagtgggttagatggagggagggagggaagtagGGGTGAGAGACGGGGTGGGGGAGGTTGCATGGGGAGAGGTGGAAGTGAATGGAGTGAAGTGGAAGGGAGGGTGATGAGGGAGggtgtgggggtggtggagaggagatggaggggaggggactggaggagtgagaggtgagtgaggggagagggaggggtgtgaagAAGATGGAGGTTAGGGGACGGGGAAGTGAGGGGAGATGGAAGGATAGTGGAAGAGGGAgggcagtgagggagagggagtggagttgggggagatggaggggagtggggaagagggaAGTGATTGGGGAGATGGAGTGGGGAAGAGGGAAATGATTGGGGAGATAGAGAGGAGTGGCGGAGAAGAGGCACTGGCAGAGAGGGAAAGGAgtgcaggagggggagggagtgggggagATGGCATGGACTGTGAagagggaggagagtgggggAAGATGGAGGGAAGTATGGGGAAAGAGGGGAATGAGGGACACATAGGTGAGTGGGGGTGCAGGGGAGTGGGTAAGATGGAGaggagtggggggagagggtgggcAAAGATGGTGAGTGGGGTTGACAgcatggtggtggaggaggggaggaggagagggaggagagttgagggagaggagttggggaagaaggaagggagggGAGTTGGAAAAGAGGGCATAATGGGGAGAATGGGGGAAAGTGAGGTGTGGGGGAAAGAGGGGAGagtaggggagagagaggggtgtagAAAAGAGGGAGTTGAGTGTGGAAAAGAGAGGGAGTAGGGGAGGTgagtggggaagagagggggagtggggagaggggagtaggggagagagtggggaagaggGAGGTGAGTAGGGGAGAGAGCATGGTGGAGGaggatgggagagggggagagggaggacagTTGAAGGAGAGGAGTTggggaagaaggaagggagggGAGTTGGAAAAGAGGGCATAATGGGGAGAGTGGGGGAAAGAGGGGAGAGTAGGGAAGAGAGAGGTGTAGGAAAGAGGGAGgtgagtggggaagagagagaagagtaggggagagggaggtgagtgggggtgagggagagttgttggaggaaggagtggtgtaggggaGAGGGATGAGAATAGGTTTGATTGAGGGCTGGATTCTTCATTCACCCCTTTGCCCCTTCCTTCTGCACCCCAGCCCCTTCACAGCCTCGCGTTGACAGTCCATCCACCACATCTTCCAAAACATTTCCACCCATCACCAGAAGCTGATACCGACCCATTTATCTTCCAGCAGCTACTGGCCATCTGTTGAGCCTTCGTCAGGCTCACTCGATTTCCGTCCCTGTTTGTCCTCGTCGGGGTTTAATGCCAATGGGGGCAGCTTCTCTGCTGTGTAGACTTACCTGATAACAGTTGCTCCAGGTAAAGAAACAGATCTTGAAATCATCCCCTCTCTTGCCAAAGTCACAGCATGTGTCCAACATTGGAGCCCAGTTTCCATCCTTCTGGGCACTGTACACCACCTTACTGGGGTTTGTATCGAAACGGGCCCCAAAATGGAAGGGAATTGTCGTCTCCTTCTCATCTCCTTGTTGTAAGTTAATAACGAAtctggagggaggagagggaaggggaaggagggaggagagggaaggggaaagagggaggggaatggagagtggaaggagaagagggagagagagggtgatagaggaagggagaagggagaaggggaggCAGAGGAaggaggagaaaggggaggggaagagagagtggaAGGGAAAGTTTAAGGGAGAGAGCAGGAAGAAGAAGGGAGGGGGTAGAGATGAAGGTGACAGA
It includes:
- the LOC140738122 gene encoding galectin-8-like, with protein sequence MALKPIEDWSVKAPFTKRFSQPLKENMMIMVCGTIPTTANQFVINLQQGDEKETTIPFHFGARFDTNPSKVVYSAQKDGNWAPMLDTCCDFGKRGDDFKICFFTWSNCYQACVNGKHILTYDYTTERIDGVNIYGDVHISSLRVYDLHCT